In Salinibaculum sp. SYNS191, the genomic window TCAGAACTGTCGCATCCACCCGAATTATTATCACACGCGATATCTAACCACCCACACAGGCACGGTCGGAGACTGGAGCGGACGCGACTGGCGTGGCCGGAGCGGAGACACCCACATGCACGTATCCAAACGCAGCCTCGGTGAGGGCTACATCGTCGGAACGGGCGTCGTCCTGGCGGTCGTTCTGGTCGGGCAGCTCCTGCGCAGCGAGCCGGGAGCCGCGCTGTGGAGCCTCGCCTGGAGCGTCCCCGTCGTCGTCCTCGTCGGAGCCGCGTTCTGGTTGCAGCGGCTCGACCTGACCAGCCAGCAGATATGGACCGTCGCGGAGTGCAGTTCGCTCGGCCTCGGCATCGGGACGCTGGTCCTGTTCGGCGTCGAAATCGGCACGCCAGCGGCACCGCTGTCGACGACGGGGTCTGTGCTCCTGGGCACGACGCTGTCGACGATGGCCGTCGCCGGCGCGTTCGCGGGGGTCACCTGCAGCGTCCACCAGGCGAAGCTCGACCTCCGGCGGCAAAACGCCGTCCTGAACCGGGTGCTGCGGCACAACCTCCGCAACGACATGACCGTCGTCATGTGTATGCTGGACGACATCGACGCGGCGACGGACCAGGCCCACGAGGACACCATCGACCGGGCGAAAGAGAAGATAGAGTCACTCGTCAGGCTGACAGACAAGGTCAGGCGAGCCAGCGGCCCGCCGACGGCCAACCGAGACCCGACGGAGCCAGTGGACCTCGCCAGACTCGTCGAACGGCGAGTCTCCGAACTGGACGATACCTACCCCGACGTGACCATCGAGACGGCGCTACCCGGCGAGGCGCTGGCCTACGTCGACCACAGTTTCGGGCTCGTGGTCGACAACATCGTCGAGAGCGCGCGCTCGACTGACGCCGCGCCCGACCTGGAAATCGCCGTCGAAACCGGAGCCAGCACCGTCAGCCTGTGCGTCGAGGACCGCAGCCGGACGATTCCACAGGCAGACCTCGCCGCCGTCGCGGGCGGGTCCGAAACCGCGCTGGAACACGGCCTCGGGGTGGAACTCTGGCTGGTGGAGTGGCTCGTCGACGCCAACAACGGCGATGTGACCTTCGACGCCGACGGCGAGGTGCGACGCATCACTGTCGAGGTCGACCGCGCGTCCGACCGCTGGCTGCAGTGACCGGGCGATGCAGTGTCGACCCCAGGACCCATCGACTTGTTTCCGGGCTCTGTGAGGATAGGTGACACATCTCTCATCCAGATGACAGCCAACGGGTTCGTTCCCCGTAGACAGACTGTTGCAACTGCAGACATCCCGCACGAGAGCGTGCCGGGACGGTAAGTAGACTCTTTATCGGAACTCCAGACAGTCAGAGCGAGTGACTACTGATGGGTACCACCGACCACTTCGGCGGCCGCGGGGGGCAGACACTCGCGGCGGTCCTCGTTCTCGCGCTTGTTTGCAGTGCTGGCCCGGCCGTCGCCGCACCGGCGGCAGTGACTGACGACGGCAGGAATCGGGTCGTGGATACCGGGACGGCCGATGCCCCGACGCTCGACGGCGCCATCGCACCGGTATCGGAGCCGAAAGACGGCGCGTACAGGGCGAGCGTCCGGTCGGCGTCACCGCAGGTCGACCCCGGGGACGTGCTCTCCGAGGAACAGCAGGCCGCAATCGAGGCGGGTGTCAGGCAGGGCATCCAGCAGGCCCGTGACCGCGGTGCGAGCGTCGACGACGCGCGCGTCGACGAGGCCATCGCCGCCGCCACCGCGGCCGCGGCACAGTGGCCCGACGCGACGCCGGACCAGATGCGTGCGG contains:
- a CDS encoding sensor histidine kinase, whose protein sequence is MHVSKRSLGEGYIVGTGVVLAVVLVGQLLRSEPGAALWSLAWSVPVVVLVGAAFWLQRLDLTSQQIWTVAECSSLGLGIGTLVLFGVEIGTPAAPLSTTGSVLLGTTLSTMAVAGAFAGVTCSVHQAKLDLRRQNAVLNRVLRHNLRNDMTVVMCMLDDIDAATDQAHEDTIDRAKEKIESLVRLTDKVRRASGPPTANRDPTEPVDLARLVERRVSELDDTYPDVTIETALPGEALAYVDHSFGLVVDNIVESARSTDAAPDLEIAVETGASTVSLCVEDRSRTIPQADLAAVAGGSETALEHGLGVELWLVEWLVDANNGDVTFDADGEVRRITVEVDRASDRWLQ